The window CTTCACTACCGGCTACATCTGAGTGACAGTTACTGTGCTTTTTATTCCACTGTCTTTGTGCGACAGCTACAGTTAATGGTTACTTTGAACATTAAGATGTTACATACCAAACATATGATCAGTTCATAAAATATAATGCGTTGTTATAGATCAACCCCCCCTAGAGAGTAGAAGGTAGTTAAATTAGCTCCAGTCTGACCTGCCACAACATTAAGTGATGATGCTTACACGTTcataataatccaataaaataACAGGCTTTGATAACACCCTGGTAGGGaacattctgcataatgagtactttacATCTCGTAcacacattttgctgataatacttctgtacttgtGCGtgagtaacattttcaaatacagtatCCTCAGcactttcacttgtaatggGGGGTTCTACATTGTAGTATTTGTGTTTAAGTATAGTACCCGCATACTTCATCCGCCACTGGTCATCTGCCTGTAAATCATTTTGAGATGGTTCAACCTAAAAACGTAAGCCCCCTGTCTGCCTGGAAAATGTTAGTTAACTGAGCTTAGGTTGAATACGTGGTTCAAAGTCATGTCATGGCTTCTGAAAACTTAAAAGCCACTCAGTTAACTTGTCTGAATTTAAGAAAACAAGTTCAATGATCATAAGATAGTAAGTTGAATTAACAGCTGCGCAGACTcacttttcatttacatatcCTCGCCTTAAAGAGTCACTTCTTTATTTGACATAAAGAACTTCGGTTGAGGCTGCTGTTAGAGCCCCCTCGACACTGGGAGTCTGGTGCAAACGCATTCAAGGCCGCTCCCACTGACTTTGTTATATTACAAGTGTACTGGCACAGGGGCCGGATTCAATGCCAAGCTTCATCAAAGTTCACATCGTTTTCACTATTatgaaaggaaacaaacaagaacactTTTATTAACACGTattaaagacacacaacaaGTGTGCATCATACATGTTTTCTTCATCCTCCAAATACCAGGCGTCCTGGGAGAGATTTAACTCTCAAACAGCATGCTGGGAAGTCTCCTGACCCACATTCTTTAGAAACTTAATTCAATGAGTTGAGTGAACTCTAGGCAGTATATTAATTCAGCTCATCACTTCAAGTCAAAAGACCTcatgtttagattcttatccatcgCACAGTGCCACCGTCTGAGCAGCCCCCAACTTCATTCGGCGGCCTGGCACTAACGACACCAAGCACACAGCCGGAGTCCCAGAGCACTCTCCtcagagacaagaaaaacaaggagtcctgcaacagatggtctggcccccccccacacagagccctgatctcagcagcatggagtcagtctgggatccCGTGAGGAGACAGAGGACGCTGAGGCAGCCCAAATCCACAGGGGAACTGTGGCgagttctccaagatgcttggaacaacctacctgccaagtaccttcAAACACTAAGAAGGCAAACTGGTGCtcttttaaaggcaaagggtggtcacagcaaataatgatttgatttaggttttgtttttttctgtttactgcccTATAAATGAAGTTAAGGGATAagtaaaaacattgtttttggagGCGTCCTCACTTTACTTCCGgtgcctaaaacctttgcacagcaCTTTATATAATTACCTTAAGTTAATgagaaatgattagttgatccCCCTAAATTCAAACTacaatgttttacagtgtacGCGTATTCTTTTTGAGGCATTAACGCGATGGTCCCTTTTATTGGGTGTAACGGGTGACACGTCCAGCAGGGGGAGGTACCGCCAGAATTCGGGCATCGACCGACCCAACGCCAAGGGAGAGGAAAAAGCGCGGGCACCGAAGAAGAAGCAGGAGCGAGGCGGCGTAAGTAACGGCCTGGCGCAGTCGGTCGGTGGTGCCGTGAATTTGGATTCACCGTGAAGTAATGGTTAACTCTAACGGACTTTGGATGCTGCCGTCCAAAACTTCCACGGCGGTGAACAAGGTCGGCGTCTTGAATGCAGTTCCCAGGTAGACGTCGAGTGTAACGGCTCCGCGCTGCTGGTCGAgacagtgtgtttttacttCGTCAGAGCGGAATGCAGCGGCCGCCGAGCTGCGCTTAAACCTCGGAGCCCGGTCGATGAACATGAACTCCATCTCTACGCAGACAGCTGAgttgtgtatttaaaaacaaacaaaaaaaactaactgGCGCTTGAAGTCATGGCGAACGACTTTGTAAAGACGTTTGTGCAGATGTGCAATTATCTCCAGCAGCCCTGCCATGTAGCGAGGTTTCAGAGTTTCTGCGGCGTTAAGGGGACGTTTCCGGATAAAGCGACCAAGCCGGAGGGCGGACAGTCAGAGCCGGACTGTCCCGGGCCGAGGCAGAGGGTCCAAAGCTCAGACGTCAGGGTTGGGAACGGGGCGGCCGGGGATGCCGCCGCACCGCGGGTTAACGGGATGCAGGGTGACATTACTGTTAGGCCCGACggttcagcagcagcagcagcagcagcaactaaTGTCGACTCAGACATCGCCAGAGCAAAACCCCTCCGGAAAAACTCCCTGACCGGGGACGTGGGTCAAGAGTTCCTGATCCACAACAAGTTTCTCTTCTACCTGTTCACGTTTGGGACCGAGCTGGGTAACGAGATGTTCTTCATCGtcttcttccccttcctcttctgGAACATCGACGCCCTGGTCAGCCGGAGACTCATCGTGGTCTGGGCCTGGAACCTGTTCCTGGGGCAGTCCACCAAGGATATGGTGCGCTGGTCCCGGCCGGCCTCCCCGCCCGTGGTGAAGGTGGAGGTCTTCTACAACTCCGAGTACAGCATGCCCTCCACCCACGCCATGACAGGGACGGCCAtacctttctgtctcttcatgctGACCTATGGGCGGTGGCAGGTGAGTGTCACATGCAGGTGGGAATAAAAGGGTTGCGGTGGGGACGATGTGCAGTGTAGGTCGAAATGTCCTGCTCGGGAGCTAAGGTAGACGTGTCAAGGCAGGGTCACCAACAGGGGGGCAAAGGGGTCAGCTGCCCCAGACCCTCGGGGGCCCTGGGGGCCGTTTGTGCTAACTTGACAAATTGGAAATTGGATTGGTAATGGtttgcttctcaaatgtgagtattcACAGTTCTTTTGCTGTGATATATAATTAAATATCTTcgggttttggacaaaacaaacaatttgaacaTGTCAACTTAGGCTTCGAGTCATTGTGATGGGCATATTTCAGTGTTCTCTGACATCCTATGGATCAAATGATGAATAGATTAATCAGGAAAGTGATTAACAGATAAAGTGATCATAAAAATAATCTCATTTGCTTGGAGATACTCTAGTATTGGAGCACAATATAAACTGCAGGATTCCTCTCAGGCATTGGAAAGCCAACCAGAGCCTGATTCATCTTGTCTCCTATCAAATTAGCCAGTTGACTGACTTAACAGTAGTCACGCCCATAAAATACCCAGAGTAGGAGGAATGGGGGGTGAGGGTTCAGTGGAGTCGTCTACTCGTTTTTAGCCACGGGCCCCCCTAGAGTGTTGTGTTAATCCAGCTTTGAGGAAATACACACAATGGAACTGGAAATGTGTTATTACAGAGTACCAGACACAGTCTGGTATGTCTAAATTCACGGTGTAATGCAAGTGGTAttgttcttcttgttttatGAGAATTCAGTGTCCTAGCTTCAACCCACAGGATATGAACATGCTTTAATGACCCACAGCGGAGGTGGGATGCACCAAGGTCCCAGACATTCAAAGGCCCCAAGAGCCACAGTGTCTTTACACATTCAGTAtctttcaataaaaaaacaaaatttaaaaaagtttgatctggtaaaatctaaatttaaaaaaaaaaaaaaaaaagaccagagtTCGGGAAGCACAAAAAGGGTAACTGACTTGATAAAATATATGACATTTATCACCAGGGCCCCTTGGTGCCAAAGGGAGGGTCAGTGTGGCTGAAGGAATGGAAAAGCACAGCAGCTTTGTTTGTTAAACAAAGACGGGCTTTTCCACattgtgacagagagaaagagggaaggaacTAGTGAGTGTGGCTTTAAGGGAAGAGAAAGTCTCAAATTAAGTTTCAGTAATTGCCTTAATGGACAGTAGTTCAAATGAACAAAGTAAGACAGTCAGGGATGAGACTACattaatttttctgtgaatacatattttttctgaCGGAAGAACGGGGGTTGGGGTGGTTACTGTGCTGCTGAATAGTGTTGTGCGGTACCAGCCAGGTCAGAGAGCTCGAACCAGCAAAACTTGTCGAACCACTGATATGGCATCTAGCCGCTGGAATCTTCTTGCCCGCATCACAAACTGTGACGGAATATAACTGACAAGGATAAGCAGTTGTTCAGTTTGTTAACTGTTTAAATGTGACTCTGAAACATCCGCAAATGTGCCACAAGTCTGCGTTTTGGTCGTGATGAGTGACAGGTACTCAGACTTAATAAATGTCCAGTATAAATGGGTGGACTCTGCCCCAATGCAATGACTGAGTCAGTCCGCATATCATCAGCAGAATAGGCAGTGACacttaaatgcagtttttatgatCAATTAATTACAAAAACTACAGTTAATGTTTGCCtaatagtttttatttgaaaattaataaGAGCAAAATGTTGTAGCCTTCTCTTTCTTACCCCTGACTAAGTTAATCAGTCTCAACCAGAGATACTGTACAACCCCACctatactggatttttgagtgTGATACTGATATTGGTATttgagaagttaaaaaaaatcaggtcatggtattttggttatttttctaCAGAAATACATAGTACATACATTTGTACAGTTGCAAAATTAACTTGTTAGTGCTGTCTGGTGGTAAAACCTATGTTATGGCCACACTGTTTCTAAACTGCCTCAAATGTATTTTGCAATAAAGTTATTGAATTCTCTTGTTTAGTTATTGGCCAACATACACACCGATACTGATATAACCTCCTTGCAGGTTAAATGATCAACAACTCAGGGGATACGTTAAGGCAAGagttggcaaagaaaaaaagttgtgggCAGGGACAGACAAAAAGGAcgtgacagagagagggcagGGGTTGTAGGGGTAAAAAGAGACGGACCAAGGGGTCGCCACCAGGAAGGAAGAGCTAAGCACCTCAGATGGCTGTTATGTTTTCGTACAGATGTGCAAAGGCTCTGAGCTGAACACAGGCAGCTGACCTGTCTGAACTGCCTGAACTCCCTCGGTGTCATTAGGTTTCCTGCAGTGTCATGACTTCCGAGGCTgtggaaaagaaacatttaaaagaaagaggTTACAGAAGGTTACAGAAGATAAGATGCAGACCATAAATAGTTTCCAGGGCAGGAGGAAGATTTAAATGGTTAGCTAAATTGTGTTCAGAGGCCTGTGCTTATACAGTGACCTTTGCCTGGATCCTTTCAAAGAAAGATATCAGTAAAATTTCTACAAATGGACTATgcactgtgggttttttttttttttttctttttttttttttttttttaaacctaatatTTCCACTGGCAGTGCACTGTCAGCATTTATATAAATTAAGCATTAAGTTTGTAATTCCCTGCAAGGGGCAGTGGTACTGCACTATATATTCCAGTCATGGTCAACAGGATTTTAGGGAAAAAACAGTCCATGAGCCCAGTGTATAAGCACTTTCTTCCATTAAAAACTATGGACTCATCTTCAGACACCTTTGTAATATctctgttaattttttaatgtcatgtttttatgCTCTCCTTCCCATAGTACCCCTTCCTCTTTGGCTTTTGTGTGGCTCTCAGCTGGAGTGTCCTGGTGTGTGTGAGCAGAGTCTACATGGGGATGCATTCTATTCTGGTAAGCATATTAAATAAATCATCACTGAAATACGAGTTAAATCGAGGATATATAGTGATGCTGCTCCACCTGGACACTTTGCCCCCAGTGACACCTATAGCCGCATACACTACTGACTCTTAGTGTTGATGACATACACATTAACTTAATATGTATGATTCATGGAAAATGATCAGTATGCAGAGCCAATAAACGCATTAAAGCCGGTAGATAAGGTTAGATTAGATTCTGTGGCCGGGCAACTGCTGTTAGTCAATATTGTTTATGTTCTGCATCCTCCAACAGTAACACCTGCTTATCAGTCAGCAGGTCGCctgattttacagttttttatgACTACAAGgggcaagtttatttatatagcaccattCATACACAAGGCAattaaaagtgctttacagtggaatagaaatacattaaaaataagaaattaagaagacattaaaaattcaatttaaaaaaatttaaaatcagaaacaaaagcaagctaataaatagtttttgtttttgttttttataagttGCACATTTAATTTATTGGAAGCCTCAGCAAACAATAATGTTTCAAGCCCTGATTTAAATTAGCTGAAAGTTTTAGCAGGCCTCAGGTTTTCAGGAAGGTTGTCCCACAGGTGGAGAGCATCGAAACTAGAAACTGAGTAAACCTGTCTCAGACAACCTGAGGGGTGTGGCTGCTTCTTTACgtataagtaaaaaaaaaaaaaaaaaaaaagatgtaccACAGATCTACAAGAATTGCTGCCGCTTAACTGAAATGCCCAGCTGAAAAGTGTTGTAtagtgtcacttttttttttgatgacactgtactttaaaaaaatgtcagaatacatgtttgttttaacttgAAGTATGTCGTTAAACACAATCTTCAATATGCTTTGTAGGACTGTGGGTATATCAAACATATGGATGTAACCCTTTTACAAATTTCTTATGCTAAGTTTACAGTAACTTCACTGTGCCATCCCTCTGTTGCAGGAGGTTATCACTGGCTTCCTGTACAGCCTTCTCATTCTAGCCTTCTTCCAGCCAATTTTGGACAAGATCGACACCTTCTACATGATGGAACACTATGCTCCGCTTGTGATTATCGTCTCGCATGTGAGTCTAGGCCTTGTGGCTTTCTCCCTGGATTCTTGGAGCACCTCTCGGGGCGATACAGCTCAGGCCCTGGGCACCGGGGCAGGAGCTGCTTTGGCTACCCATGTGAACTATCAGCTGGGGCTGCTGCCGGATCCGCCGCTCTCCGCACTTCCTCTAACTTTACCGCCAATCAGCACGAGCTTGGTGGTTCACTCCCTGCTGCGCTTCTTCGTGGGAGTCGCCGTCCTCCTGGTCACGAGAATGGTCATGAAAGCAGTGACTATTCCCTTCTTATGTCTACTGTTTGGGCTGCCCTCAGATGATGTAAGACGGGCGAGGCAGCACATGAGAGTAGAGTTGCCATACCGTTACATTGTCTACAGTGTTGTGGGTTTtagttgtgtctgtgtggtgcCTCTCCTTTTCAGGATCTTAAACCTTGCCTGAGTGTTGTGGTCAAACTGTCGATGTATTGCTGACATGTTTACCTACATGGTGAAGGCAATGAGCACCTAGTTACATGCAGATAAACGCTCTGTTTCTGCTCAACAGTAACTGATTTAAAGGATTAATCTAGTTTTattctacatttctttttttcttattgtcaacaaatcccatctGCGACTCAATATAGTTCCTAATAGACGAGCTATTTACTTCAATTTGAGTATCCTCAgctaaaaactgcagtgcctgactgtcttttaaaaaaaaagaaagtatatatttgtgacccatttttacAGAtctacatcttcagtaggagcCAGTGGACTTTGGGCTGAGAGCCACAAACTGGGGGAAGTCAGAGTATGGAGAGATGGATTatcacattgttggttttggccttttcatgggatttgttgacagaatcaaaaatatagaatatcgcCAGTCTCATCCTTCAAGACCCTCCTGTGGTCAGTCAAGTGTTAAAGCATTCCAGTTAACACATTTATGCGTTAACTGGAACTTTGCAAATACAAAATCTTTCAGATGTACTGTAATTATGCCTGAATTCATTCATGAGCAGAATCTATTGTACATTTCCATCATTTGATTGACACCTATAATAATGTTATCGGAGAACTCCATACGCTAAGGATAAACTGACCCATGAATCAGTTTGACATCGCTTCACTTCTCATTTGTTGCcatgttcaaatgcaaaaaagccTGGAAGCAATGAAATGCTGTAAGTATTTAAGCTCACAGGTGTAAGGGTAGTTCGCCATCTCTATTTAAATCTAGAAGACTTTTTCTCTTTGAGCAGGTCTGTTGTGTTACTACTGTTGTTCTGCATTACCATTGTCAGCATTATCTTGCCGCCttctttttgtacatttcttGTACCACAaaattgtttgtaattttgGCACTAATGTAAACTAAGTGCTCTCttaaataatcatttgaaaatatctaattaagaaaaacaaatatttttgataaattattttatcatattaaCCATTCTGAGCTAAAGTATCGCTCTAGAAATAAGAAAtctaaatatattaatatgagTTCCAGGGCTATTTCAGTTGTCCTtatactacagtatattaaaaacgCTGACCCTAGCACTTGTCTAAACAttgtaattgtttgttttttcctgatgtAATGTTGTAAAAATGGTTTACTCTAATGTTCATTACAGAATATGAATGCCAGAGATCTCATATCATGAGTACTCATGGAATATTTATAGATCTAATATTACCATCAactctcatctttttttctgttatgcaAGGACTGTATCtgaaaaaatatggaaacaggaaaaataaaatactcacaaaaaaaaaagaaaaaaacacattttgaatgcatgttATTTTTGGAATTGCTCtggttttatttctcttgtaAGGGAGTATCAGACGAGGTCCAATCAACGCATCTACATTGAGTTGTCTGTATTTTGCTTTTGAGTCCTGTCGAATAtgaaaaacattcttttcattGAGAGCTGTGTGCTCGCTGACGGTTCTGACAGATTTTCTGTAGGTTGGAAAACAACATCAGATCCATCAGCAAGTTATCagtaataaaaactaaattaaatggaatttgttttaaattgtacCTATTaacaagatgatgatgatagaaaaaaatgaagtgctggtagcttcatatttattaaaCCTTTGTTCCAGAAAAGCACTTCAGCACAAAGCAACTGAGGCTGAATACTAATCCAAATGTAATTTCACATGAATAGTTAAGTGATAGGTTTAATGACTGATTGGTGTAAGCTTTATAGTTGTAATATGTGACCTACTGCAAGAATCCAGAACAGCTGCAGTCTTGTTTTGATAGCTCAAAATACAACACATCAGTAGTAGGGGAAGGCATGCGGTGTAGGAAAGGGTCGTGTTTTTTACTCCCTACACCCAAACACCACATTGGGTTTATGCTCAACATCTGAGCAACTTAGAAAGGGTTTTATGTCTTTATCTGGTTTGAAATCCAGCCTAATAACAAGGTCTCCTATGTGCTGTTCTTATAAATTGAACTTTGGTTGATGGCCCGTTTTTGGTATCATCTCTAAAGAACTCAAAGAGGCCAGCACAGGACCTGACGCTCCCTGAGCAAACTATTACTGAAACACATTtatcagctaaaaaaaaaaaatatatcgaGACTTTTAGTGGCAGTATTcaagcagtgtttttttggggggttttttttaagcttttcaaGCATCTTCAAGCTCCTTAATTAATTGATATTTGGTAAGAGTAATTTCTGGGTTTAAGAATGATAGTACCCTCAGTAACTGGTTTATTAAGTACAACTAGccaaaactaatgcagtctaatacaacagcccttcAGTAAATCCtactttcatgaaggttataatggTCAGTTTTTGGTGAAACTGTATTAAAGAGGTGTTGATCAAACTTTATGATCTTTTTGGACGATGTAGTTTGTCAAAATCAGCATCATGACttacatttaacattaattGCAGAGCTGTTGTTGTATTATATTGGGTTAATATTAGCTAGCTGTATCtgataaactgccaactgagtgtatttttcatgattattttgttatatagagtttataaaaatatatatattttcgCCAGGATGTGGGTTTATGGTTAGGACTGTGATGAAAGATATTATTTTTGCTCTACCTGTTTATGCTGGTGCAGCGCGAGCAAaactcttttattttgaaaaaaatgaagtacaTAAAACCGGAAGTCCGGGCTTTTACTTTTACCCACCAAAAACATTGCCGTTTGTCTACATGCTCTGCGGAGTCGCAAGGAAGCAGTTCCTTAGACGATGCTAAAGTTAACAGGTTAGGCAGCATTTGAGCTAATTAACGAAGCCCTGGGAGCAATAAAGGAGGTATtaattttgcataattttgtAGACATTTCTGTCTTATTCCCCTCCTTATCCTTTGTTAACTGTTAACCCGCTGCTACCCTGGCTGCTCCACACATTCTTCCCTAAGTTAGCTTGACTAGCCGGTCAGCAGCAACGTCACGTCGGAGAGGCGTATGGTAAGCTTTGTGGGGA is drawn from Xiphias gladius isolate SHS-SW01 ecotype Sanya breed wild chromosome 4, ASM1685928v1, whole genome shotgun sequence and contains these coding sequences:
- the LOC120789376 gene encoding sphingosine-1-phosphate phosphatase 1-like; amino-acid sequence: MANDFVKTFVQMCNYLQQPCHVARFQSFCGVKGTFPDKATKPEGGQSEPDCPGPRQRVQSSDVRVGNGAAGDAAAPRVNGMQGDITVRPDGSAAAAAAATNVDSDIARAKPLRKNSLTGDVGQEFLIHNKFLFYLFTFGTELGNEMFFIVFFPFLFWNIDALVSRRLIVVWAWNLFLGQSTKDMVRWSRPASPPVVKVEVFYNSEYSMPSTHAMTGTAIPFCLFMLTYGRWQYPFLFGFCVALSWSVLVCVSRVYMGMHSILEVITGFLYSLLILAFFQPILDKIDTFYMMEHYAPLVIIVSHVSLGLVAFSLDSWSTSRGDTAQALGTGAGAALATHVNYQLGLLPDPPLSALPLTLPPISTSLVVHSLLRFFVGVAVLLVTRMVMKAVTIPFLCLLFGLPSDDVRRARQHMRVELPYRYIVYSVVGFSCVCVVPLLFRILNLA